A DNA window from Acidimicrobiia bacterium contains the following coding sequences:
- a CDS encoding MaoC family dehydratase N-terminal domain-containing protein, with protein MTDRAETDEQREKRVGARIDDEQLDKLRAKVGYALGYTYQWNEVATQDAIRHFAHGCGDDNPMWCDPGYGATTRWGTTLAPPLFYMTMGEDQSPPLPPEVKEASRGALSGVHLFHAGTEIEWGDHIRPDDTLDFHAVLADVEVKESEFAGQTVITHHELDWTNQHGRPVVFQHEWFVRAERRKAAQTGKFDDYEEAHYTDDDLTEIDAQYAREEPRGDKPRWWEDVKPGDEIDQRVKGPLTTTDIIAMHSGWGWGGYNFGPLRLGYKHRQKMPNFWTKNRHGAWDVVQRLHWEDDWAAEVGAPFRYDYGFMRTAWMIQAVTDWMGDDAFLWRFWNRLDRFNFIGDTTWVRGRVKDVREESGHRVADVALSCVDQRDETTAHGDATVILPSRDAGPVEIPNLTRDRRH; from the coding sequence ATGACGGATCGGGCTGAGACCGACGAGCAACGAGAGAAGCGTGTCGGGGCGCGTATCGACGACGAGCAGCTCGACAAGCTCCGCGCCAAGGTCGGCTACGCACTGGGCTACACGTACCAGTGGAACGAGGTGGCCACACAGGACGCCATCCGCCATTTCGCCCACGGCTGCGGCGACGACAACCCGATGTGGTGCGACCCCGGGTACGGCGCCACGACGCGGTGGGGCACGACCCTGGCGCCGCCGCTCTTCTACATGACGATGGGGGAGGATCAGTCACCTCCTCTTCCCCCGGAAGTGAAGGAGGCGAGCCGTGGGGCGCTGTCGGGCGTGCACCTGTTCCACGCGGGGACCGAGATCGAGTGGGGCGACCACATCCGTCCCGACGACACCCTCGACTTCCACGCCGTCCTTGCCGACGTGGAGGTCAAGGAGTCGGAGTTCGCCGGCCAGACCGTGATCACCCACCACGAGCTCGACTGGACCAATCAGCACGGGCGCCCCGTCGTGTTCCAGCACGAGTGGTTCGTGCGCGCCGAGCGCCGCAAGGCGGCCCAGACGGGGAAGTTCGACGACTACGAGGAGGCGCACTACACCGACGACGACCTCACCGAGATCGACGCCCAGTACGCGAGGGAGGAACCGCGGGGCGACAAGCCGCGGTGGTGGGAGGACGTGAAACCGGGGGACGAGATCGACCAACGGGTCAAGGGCCCTCTCACGACCACCGACATCATCGCCATGCACTCCGGGTGGGGCTGGGGCGGCTACAACTTCGGACCGCTGCGCCTCGGCTACAAGCACCGCCAGAAGATGCCCAACTTCTGGACGAAGAACCGGCACGGCGCCTGGGACGTCGTGCAACGCCTGCACTGGGAGGACGACTGGGCAGCCGAGGTGGGTGCGCCGTTCCGCTATGACTACGGCTTCATGCGCACCGCGTGGATGATCCAGGCCGTCACCGACTGGATGGGTGACGACGCCTTTCTCTGGCGCTTCTGGAACCGCCTCGACCGCTTCAACTTCATCGGTGACACGACCTGGGTGCGCGGACGAGTGAAGGACGTGCGGGAGGAGAGCGGCCACCGCGTGGCCGACGTGGCGCTGAGCTGTGTCGACCAGCGCGACGAGACGACAGCGCACGGCGACGCCACGGTCATCCTCCCGTCACGTGATGCGGGGCCCGTCGAGATCCCGAACCTGACGCGCGATCGTCGGCACTGA
- a CDS encoding acyl-CoA dehydrogenase family protein gives MNFGFDDDERAWRDEIRSFVDTLGAADILAYREEMAELEVERHAPSFYEELCARGWIGLGWPEPDGRPATETQRLLLHEELDTAGLPMYGVEINEAIGWMLVRHGSPELRALHLPQIVSGSRMYAGGYSEPEAGSDLLALRTRAERDGDVWRVNGSKLWTSAAHIADTIFAVVRTDPDSTRHHGLSILLIDTDLPGVTIEPVRVMGGWRVNLCTFEDVATPAGNVVGDVGAGWDVLSQALDLERSMSFGGREGRLWLTRFIHRLAGSEGTLSGVQLGELGRFVAELEVERLLGMKVAAMGERGEAATAAASAAKVYGSELAQRLAQWLADLLGSDALFPRSDATPPDPFAADMEEMLRVTTAYTVIGGTSEIQRNMLATHGLGLPRG, from the coding sequence GTGAATTTCGGCTTCGACGACGACGAGCGCGCGTGGCGCGACGAGATCCGCTCGTTCGTCGACACGCTCGGTGCCGCAGACATACTCGCCTACCGCGAGGAGATGGCCGAGCTCGAGGTCGAGCGCCACGCGCCGTCGTTCTACGAGGAGCTCTGCGCTCGCGGCTGGATCGGGCTCGGATGGCCCGAACCCGACGGCCGTCCCGCCACCGAGACGCAACGACTGCTGCTGCACGAGGAGCTCGACACCGCCGGGCTGCCGATGTACGGAGTCGAGATCAACGAGGCGATCGGATGGATGCTCGTTCGGCACGGCTCCCCGGAACTCCGGGCGCTGCACCTCCCACAGATCGTGTCGGGATCGCGGATGTACGCCGGTGGCTACAGCGAACCCGAAGCCGGCAGCGACCTCCTGGCACTGCGGACGCGCGCTGAGCGTGACGGCGACGTGTGGCGCGTCAACGGCTCCAAGCTCTGGACGTCGGCTGCGCACATCGCCGACACGATCTTCGCCGTCGTCCGCACCGACCCCGACTCGACGCGCCACCACGGGCTCTCGATCCTGCTGATCGACACCGACCTCCCCGGCGTCACGATCGAGCCTGTCCGCGTCATGGGCGGGTGGCGGGTCAACCTCTGCACCTTCGAGGACGTCGCGACGCCGGCCGGCAACGTCGTCGGCGACGTCGGCGCCGGCTGGGACGTTCTGTCGCAGGCGCTCGACCTGGAGCGCTCGATGAGCTTCGGCGGTCGCGAGGGACGGTTGTGGCTGACGCGTTTCATCCATCGCCTCGCGGGGAGTGAGGGCACGCTGTCGGGTGTGCAGCTCGGGGAGCTGGGTCGTTTCGTCGCCGAGCTCGAGGTCGAACGCCTGCTCGGCATGAAGGTGGCCGCCATGGGCGAGCGCGGGGAGGCGGCAACGGCCGCCGCCTCCGCTGCCAAGGTCTACGGCTCCGAGCTCGCGCAACGTCTCGCGCAGTGGCTCGCCGACCTCTTGGGATCCGACGCGCTCTTCCCGCGTTCGGATGCGACACCTCCGGATCCGTTCGCCGCCGACATGGAGGAGATGCTGCGGGTGACGACCGCATACACCGTCATCGGCGGCACGAGCGAGATCCAACGCAACATGCTTGCCACTCACGGCCTCGGACTGCCGAGGGGCTGA
- a CDS encoding LLM class F420-dependent oxidoreductase: protein MKLGLHLTYWGSGPPDDTFTLVRRACDLGYESVWLGEVYGSDALTPLAALTTVVPGMRLGTGIAQMAARPPTSAAMAAMTMDHLSDGRFVLGLGVSGPQVVEGWYGRPFEPPLGRTREYVEIVRRIVAREEPVCFDGKHYPLPYPGGTGLAKALKSTIHPRRTDLPILLGAEGPKNVALAGEIADGWFAMFLSTRLDGWYRERLAEGFARPGARRTQDDFEVVLGIPTAIGDDVEAQVDSLRPLLALYIGGMGARERNFHFELACRMGYEAEAEKIREHYLAGEHDEAFAVVPAEMVEDVALVGPAEKIRDDLERWRETCVTTLLIPTGPDKLAIHADENDLATMAELVLG from the coding sequence CTGAAACTCGGTCTGCACCTCACGTACTGGGGGTCCGGCCCACCCGACGACACGTTCACGCTCGTGCGCAGGGCCTGCGACCTCGGGTACGAGTCGGTCTGGCTGGGAGAGGTGTACGGCTCCGACGCCTTGACGCCCCTGGCCGCGCTCACCACGGTCGTGCCGGGGATGCGCCTGGGGACCGGGATCGCGCAGATGGCGGCCCGCCCGCCGACGTCAGCGGCGATGGCTGCGATGACCATGGACCACCTGAGCGACGGTCGGTTCGTGCTCGGACTGGGCGTGTCGGGACCGCAGGTCGTCGAAGGATGGTACGGACGGCCGTTCGAACCACCCCTCGGGCGCACCCGGGAATACGTCGAGATCGTCCGGCGGATCGTCGCGCGTGAGGAGCCCGTGTGCTTCGACGGGAAGCACTACCCGTTGCCGTACCCCGGCGGCACGGGCCTCGCGAAGGCCTTGAAGTCGACGATCCACCCGCGGCGCACCGACCTGCCGATCCTTCTCGGCGCCGAGGGCCCGAAGAACGTGGCGCTTGCCGGTGAGATCGCCGACGGCTGGTTCGCCATGTTCCTCTCGACCCGCCTCGACGGGTGGTACCGCGAGCGCCTCGCCGAGGGCTTCGCCCGACCCGGCGCCCGCCGGACCCAGGACGACTTCGAGGTGGTCTTGGGCATCCCCACGGCCATCGGCGACGATGTGGAGGCGCAGGTCGACTCGTTGCGCCCACTCCTCGCGCTGTACATCGGCGGGATGGGGGCTCGCGAGCGGAACTTCCACTTCGAGCTTGCATGCCGCATGGGCTACGAAGCCGAGGCCGAAAAGATCCGCGAGCACTATCTGGCCGGAGAGCACGATGAGGCATTCGCCGTGGTGCCCGCTGAGATGGTCGAGGACGTGGCACTGGTCGGCCCGGCCGAGAAGATCCGCGACGACCTCGAGCGCTGGCGCGAGACGTGCGTCACGACCTTGCTGATCCCGACGGGCCCCGACAAGCTCGCGATCCATGCCGACGAGAACGACCTCGCCACCATGGCCGAGCTCGTTCTCGGGTGA
- a CDS encoding sulfatase-like hydrolase/transferase: protein MRRNILLITTDQQRFDSLGVNGGAVARTPVADGLAERGLNYTRAHCQNTVCSPARSTILTGQYPRTHGVIQNGIALPPDAPTVAGYLRARADYRTALIGKAHFEPNIDKALLAPDFDGSYAWPENRMAGEGSTGPYRGFDHFETACHGYWKGQFHYDHWLDQNHPGASEGFYAFDIDDRNATFGDTGAPDTRYNPMPVEAYHTDWVAQRTIDVLQGFAVDDNWFVWMSFPDPHSPWDPPESAAREIPWQELELPVGHPGSIEATEAILANRPRQWMEAFDAAVGNQFGPPYEPRQLSHDMVREINALVHAENELIDRACGRVLDEIDARGWCDRTDVFFTTDHGEMQGDFGLIFKGPFHVDALMRLPFIWQPAPVAAVTPAEVPEPVGQVDLAPTFCEIAGLPVPDWMQGNPLPAVPGSSRERVLTEWDWTLPGYDYPMRSIFRDGLLCTVYEPSEFCDGTEGELYDVSEDPLQRINLWDDPARAALRSDLVADLRDSLVEPRAEELPVESIF from the coding sequence GTGCGGCGCAACATCCTGCTCATCACCACTGATCAGCAGCGCTTCGACTCCCTCGGTGTGAACGGGGGCGCGGTCGCACGCACCCCCGTTGCCGACGGTCTCGCCGAGCGCGGACTGAACTACACACGAGCCCACTGCCAGAACACGGTGTGCTCGCCGGCGCGCTCCACGATCCTGACGGGGCAGTACCCGCGAACGCACGGCGTCATCCAGAACGGCATCGCCCTACCTCCCGACGCCCCCACCGTCGCCGGGTATCTCCGAGCCCGGGCGGACTACCGCACGGCACTGATCGGTAAGGCGCACTTCGAGCCCAACATCGACAAGGCGCTGCTGGCACCCGATTTCGACGGGAGCTACGCGTGGCCGGAGAACCGGATGGCCGGCGAGGGCTCCACCGGTCCGTACCGGGGATTTGACCACTTCGAAACCGCATGCCACGGCTACTGGAAGGGCCAGTTCCACTACGACCACTGGCTCGACCAGAACCATCCCGGAGCAAGCGAGGGCTTCTACGCCTTTGACATCGACGACCGCAACGCCACCTTCGGTGACACGGGCGCGCCCGACACCCGGTACAACCCGATGCCCGTGGAGGCCTACCACACCGATTGGGTGGCGCAACGGACGATCGATGTGCTCCAGGGCTTCGCCGTCGACGACAACTGGTTCGTGTGGATGAGCTTCCCCGACCCGCACAGCCCGTGGGACCCACCCGAGTCCGCGGCCCGGGAGATCCCGTGGCAGGAACTCGAGCTACCGGTGGGACATCCGGGTTCCATCGAGGCCACCGAGGCGATTCTGGCGAACCGCCCCCGCCAGTGGATGGAGGCCTTTGATGCCGCTGTCGGCAACCAGTTCGGGCCGCCCTACGAGCCCCGACAGCTCAGCCACGACATGGTGCGCGAGATCAATGCGCTCGTCCACGCCGAGAACGAACTGATCGACCGGGCCTGCGGTCGGGTCCTCGACGAGATCGACGCGCGCGGGTGGTGCGACCGCACCGACGTCTTCTTCACGACAGACCACGGGGAGATGCAGGGCGACTTCGGCCTCATCTTCAAGGGACCGTTCCACGTCGATGCGCTCATGCGGCTTCCCTTCATCTGGCAACCGGCACCGGTCGCCGCCGTGACCCCGGCCGAGGTCCCCGAACCGGTCGGTCAGGTGGACTTGGCGCCCACGTTCTGCGAGATCGCCGGCCTCCCCGTACCCGACTGGATGCAGGGAAATCCCCTCCCAGCGGTCCCCGGATCGAGCCGCGAGCGCGTGCTCACCGAGTGGGACTGGACCCTCCCGGGCTACGACTACCCGATGCGGTCGATCTTTCGCGACGGTCTGCTGTGCACGGTCTACGAACCAAGTGAGTTCTGCGACGGCACCGAGGGTGAGCTCTACGACGTGTCCGAGGATCCGCTCCAGCGGATCAACCTCTGGGACGACCCCGCGCGGGCGGCGTTGCGTAGCGACCTCGTGGCGGACCTGCGCGACAGCCTCGTGGAACCTCGGGCGGAGGAGCTCCCGGTCGAATCGATCTTCTGA
- a CDS encoding cytochrome P450, with product MLYDPYDHTVQDNPFPIYEVMRNEYPCYRDPEGRFFAISRDADVREALRDHATFSNAGGIILGGNVDDAPPTMVTSDPPEHTRLRSLVSRAFTPRRVAALEDRLRDSVVEFIGDFAGESRVDLVPAFADVVPVRAISDIVGVPAEEREQFRAWADDMLGKPGTQEAVDALMACYSYFGEALEERRADPRDDMLTAMVEAEIDGETLATEEQIGMILLLFFAGIETTVFHMSNIAYYLGTRPDLQQQLRDDPALIPDAMEELLRFDAPVQGDIRTLRREVELHGETMREGDVVLVLLGSANRDPDAVSAPDEFDITRSPNPHLTFAAGPHFCLGAPLVRLEHRVAVEELLARVPPFTVDPRSARRRHMHGPVMRGFESVPVEFS from the coding sequence ATGCTGTACGACCCGTACGACCACACTGTCCAGGACAACCCGTTTCCGATCTACGAGGTCATGCGGAACGAGTACCCCTGTTACCGGGACCCCGAGGGACGGTTCTTCGCCATCTCACGTGATGCCGACGTGCGTGAGGCGCTGCGGGACCACGCGACCTTTTCGAACGCGGGCGGCATCATCCTCGGTGGGAACGTCGACGACGCTCCACCCACGATGGTGACGTCCGACCCGCCGGAGCACACGCGCCTGCGGAGCCTCGTGAGCCGCGCGTTCACGCCGCGGCGTGTCGCCGCCCTGGAAGATCGCCTGCGCGACAGCGTCGTCGAGTTCATCGGCGACTTCGCGGGGGAGTCCCGAGTCGATCTCGTGCCGGCGTTCGCCGATGTCGTGCCGGTCCGTGCGATCTCCGACATCGTCGGAGTCCCCGCCGAGGAACGTGAGCAGTTCCGCGCCTGGGCCGACGACATGCTCGGCAAGCCCGGGACCCAGGAAGCGGTCGATGCCCTGATGGCCTGCTATTCGTACTTCGGCGAGGCGCTCGAGGAGCGTCGCGCAGATCCACGTGACGACATGCTCACGGCCATGGTCGAGGCCGAGATCGACGGCGAGACGCTGGCGACGGAGGAGCAGATCGGCATGATCCTGCTGCTGTTCTTCGCCGGTATCGAAACAACCGTCTTCCACATGAGCAACATCGCCTACTACCTCGGCACCCGCCCTGATCTCCAGCAACAGCTCCGCGACGATCCCGCGTTGATTCCCGACGCCATGGAAGAGCTTCTCCGATTCGACGCGCCGGTGCAGGGTGATATCCGGACACTGCGCCGCGAGGTAGAGCTCCACGGAGAGACGATGAGGGAGGGCGATGTCGTGCTCGTCCTCCTCGGGTCTGCCAACCGCGATCCCGATGCCGTCTCGGCGCCCGATGAGTTCGACATCACCCGCAGCCCGAATCCCCATCTCACGTTTGCCGCGGGGCCGCACTTCTGCCTCGGAGCACCGCTCGTGCGCCTGGAGCACAGGGTGGCGGTGGAGGAGCTCCTCGCCCGGGTCCCCCCGTTCACCGTCGACCCGCGGAGCGCCCGCCGGCGCCATATGCACGGCCCCGTGATGCGCGGTTTCGAGTCGGTTCCCGTCGAGTTCTCCTGA
- a CDS encoding cytochrome P450, with the protein MTDTAGPTPPPDADYDPLAPPADPWPALAEIAEECPVAHMPSGLVLVTTRDRVRRVFRDDTTFSSRPIRPVPEDEVQHIVHLDGAEHVRIRRLISQAFTEKSVVDSEPRIREITGELLDGFAGRGSADLVAELTAPMPAIVFSEILGIPPEDREQYLEWADDAIANNDKEGGATTDAEFREYILSRISEYRARQGPGLISSLVHTEVDQDSLSDPELVAMVRILIIAGTETTANLMATMFHQVLREPGLAERIRGDRDLLPRVVEESLRIDPPLNWVPRVAAIDTEFDGVAIPEGGVVAACVGHANHDRSEISHPETFDVDRPDEELLHFTFGHGVHFCVGAPLARLEARIALEMTLDRFSDLRIADSYEFAPRGPMMMRGCADLPVVFTPEN; encoded by the coding sequence ATGACCGATACGGCGGGCCCGACCCCCCCTCCCGACGCGGACTACGACCCACTGGCGCCACCCGCGGACCCGTGGCCGGCCTTGGCCGAGATCGCCGAGGAATGCCCGGTGGCGCACATGCCCTCGGGGCTGGTCCTCGTGACGACACGCGACCGGGTCCGTCGCGTCTTTCGCGACGACACGACCTTCAGCTCCCGGCCCATACGCCCGGTGCCCGAGGACGAGGTCCAGCACATCGTCCATCTGGACGGCGCCGAGCACGTCCGGATCCGCCGACTGATCAGCCAGGCGTTCACCGAGAAGTCGGTCGTCGACAGCGAGCCCCGGATCAGGGAGATCACGGGCGAGCTGCTGGACGGCTTCGCGGGGCGCGGTTCTGCTGACCTGGTCGCCGAGCTCACTGCCCCGATGCCCGCCATCGTCTTCTCCGAGATCCTCGGAATCCCTCCCGAGGACCGTGAGCAGTACCTCGAATGGGCCGACGACGCCATCGCCAACAACGACAAGGAAGGCGGTGCCACCACCGATGCCGAATTCCGCGAGTACATCCTGTCCCGCATCTCGGAGTACCGGGCACGACAGGGTCCAGGACTGATCAGTAGTCTCGTCCACACCGAGGTCGACCAGGACTCGCTCAGCGACCCGGAGCTCGTCGCCATGGTGCGGATCCTCATCATCGCGGGAACCGAGACCACAGCGAACCTCATGGCCACGATGTTCCACCAGGTGCTGCGCGAGCCCGGCCTGGCAGAGAGAATTCGGGGCGACAGAGACCTTCTTCCCCGGGTCGTCGAGGAATCGCTGCGTATCGATCCGCCGCTCAACTGGGTCCCTCGCGTCGCCGCCATCGACACGGAGTTCGACGGCGTCGCGATCCCCGAGGGCGGCGTGGTGGCCGCCTGCGTGGGCCATGCCAACCACGACCGCTCGGAGATCAGCCACCCGGAAACGTTCGACGTCGACCGCCCTGACGAGGAGCTGCTCCACTTCACGTTCGGTCACGGGGTCCACTTCTGTGTCGGCGCTCCGTTGGCCCGCCTCGAAGCCCGGATCGCCCTCGAGATGACGCTGGACCGCTTCAGCGACCTGCGGATCGCCGATAGCTACGAGTTCGCGCCCCGAGGGCCGATGATGATGCGCGGCTGCGCCGATCTCCCCGTGGTGTTCACGCCCGAGAACTGA
- a CDS encoding NAD(P)/FAD-dependent oxidoreductase, with protein MASVIVVGAGISGLGAAWELQKAGVDVSVLEAGDVVGGRMQSTRFHGAWIDRGAEFITSVDDNFDVLARELGMGDDKVPYPTPSGKVEFHIWRNGRAHHLSYTEPASFLTFGGMGILGKLRLPKLVPTLAKQMRRNGDEPFEPWRAAWCDDESVETWLSRLDPELLEYVVEPCFELFCGYEPHDFGKGAFVYLTTMFQETEIFTFTEGLGQLTRTLASKLDVTTGARVGRIDPCGGTDGRVVVDVEVDGQSERREADHVVVATQGTKVLGMLEGLDDTRRHFFERVRYTPHELCFFKLSSPPPGDVPTDVFFPRREDPELLALGYDRAGTTPDVSFFRVSMRTAAIRRNLETSDDDWADEMLRQVGLRYPQIPPLVTDRKLTRWEDALPIFWPGYCRALDTFVHHTPMDNVSFAGDYLAASSTGASYRTGQRAAADTLSRIRC; from the coding sequence ATGGCGAGTGTGATCGTGGTGGGCGCAGGAATCTCGGGGCTGGGGGCCGCCTGGGAGCTCCAGAAGGCCGGCGTCGACGTGTCGGTCCTCGAGGCGGGCGACGTCGTGGGTGGCCGCATGCAGTCCACACGGTTCCACGGCGCGTGGATCGACCGGGGCGCCGAGTTCATCACGAGCGTCGACGACAACTTCGACGTCCTTGCCCGCGAGCTCGGGATGGGCGATGACAAGGTGCCGTACCCCACGCCGTCGGGAAAGGTCGAGTTCCACATATGGCGCAACGGTCGCGCGCATCACCTCTCGTACACGGAGCCGGCCAGCTTCCTCACGTTCGGTGGAATGGGCATCCTCGGAAAACTTCGGCTTCCGAAGCTGGTCCCGACGCTGGCGAAGCAGATGAGGCGCAACGGCGACGAACCGTTCGAACCGTGGCGTGCAGCGTGGTGTGACGACGAGTCGGTCGAGACGTGGTTGAGTCGGCTCGATCCCGAGCTGCTGGAGTACGTCGTCGAGCCGTGTTTCGAGCTGTTCTGCGGCTACGAGCCGCACGACTTCGGAAAGGGCGCCTTCGTCTATCTCACGACGATGTTCCAGGAGACGGAGATCTTCACCTTCACCGAGGGCCTCGGACAACTCACCCGTACGTTGGCCTCGAAGCTCGACGTCACGACAGGGGCGCGAGTCGGGAGGATCGACCCCTGCGGCGGTACGGACGGCCGCGTGGTGGTCGACGTCGAGGTCGACGGGCAGTCGGAGCGTCGCGAGGCCGACCACGTCGTCGTGGCGACGCAGGGCACGAAGGTCCTCGGAATGCTCGAGGGCCTCGACGACACGCGCCGCCACTTCTTCGAAAGGGTGCGCTACACCCCACACGAGCTCTGCTTCTTCAAGCTCTCGTCACCACCACCCGGCGATGTGCCGACGGACGTGTTCTTCCCACGCAGGGAGGACCCGGAGCTCCTGGCACTCGGCTACGACCGGGCAGGCACAACACCCGACGTCAGCTTCTTCCGTGTGAGCATGCGCACCGCAGCGATACGCCGGAATCTCGAGACCAGTGACGACGACTGGGCAGACGAGATGCTGCGACAGGTCGGTCTGCGATACCCGCAGATCCCACCGCTCGTCACCGACCGGAAGCTGACCCGGTGGGAGGACGCACTGCCGATCTTCTGGCCCGGGTACTGCCGTGCGCTCGACACGTTCGTCCACCACACGCCGATGGACAACGTGTCATTCGCGGGCGACTACCTGGCTGCGTCGTCGACGGGCGCTTCGTACCGAACGGGCCAGCGCGCCGCGGCTGACACACTGAGTCGAATCCGATGTTGA
- a CDS encoding amidohydrolase family protein has translation MTRSFGHPVIDAWVQPWTPEIVRGMPERNFALLDRYGGSSAIRSGLPLEAIVEGMDAAGVDRALCSAGPLIPVEAVDEAVRRWPDRLVGIGTANPYTPDGVMAAVEELRRQVEVLGFRGLKMEPFLLDREPTEAQWYPLYAACVDLGVAVQFQVGNTGPPTYSSHTGRPLLIDRIAVDFPELHIVAGHIGWPWTEEMLAIAWKHPNVWIDTSAHLPKHFPDSFVHFLKTFGSDTCIWASDWPILDFERCLTQVGALGLSDDVTRKFLCDNALAAFGLDA, from the coding sequence GTGACGCGCTCGTTCGGCCACCCCGTCATCGACGCCTGGGTCCAGCCCTGGACGCCGGAGATCGTGCGCGGCATGCCTGAGCGGAACTTCGCTCTTCTCGACAGATACGGGGGCAGCAGCGCCATCCGCAGTGGCCTGCCGCTCGAGGCGATCGTGGAGGGGATGGACGCCGCCGGCGTGGACCGGGCCCTCTGTTCGGCGGGACCCCTGATTCCCGTCGAGGCCGTGGACGAGGCTGTTCGCCGCTGGCCCGACCGGCTCGTCGGCATCGGGACCGCCAACCCCTACACACCCGACGGCGTGATGGCCGCGGTGGAGGAGCTGCGCCGCCAGGTGGAGGTGCTGGGCTTTCGCGGGCTCAAGATGGAGCCGTTCCTGCTCGACAGGGAGCCCACCGAGGCGCAGTGGTACCCGCTGTATGCGGCCTGCGTCGATCTGGGCGTCGCCGTGCAGTTCCAGGTCGGCAACACCGGACCACCCACCTACAGCTCCCACACCGGGCGCCCGCTCCTCATCGACCGCATCGCCGTCGATTTTCCCGAACTCCACATCGTGGCCGGCCACATCGGTTGGCCGTGGACCGAGGAGATGCTCGCCATCGCCTGGAAGCACCCCAACGTGTGGATCGACACGAGCGCCCACCTGCCCAAGCACTTCCCCGACAGCTTCGTGCACTTCCTGAAGACGTTCGGATCCGACACGTGCATCTGGGCCTCCGACTGGCCGATCCTCGACTTCGAGCGGTGTCTGACCCAGGTCGGAGCGCTCGGGCTCTCCGACGATGTGACCCGGAAGTTCCTGTGCGACAACGCGCTGGCCGCGTTCGGGCTCGACGCGTGA
- a CDS encoding acyl-CoA dehydrogenase family protein: MLDERWDADDADLAAGLRAILDAECTSEVVRAAERAPDGRAPELEARLHDFGLDDLPLEPATLTAAAWELGRALAPVAFVETAATAAVAGRRGVADGCDGLVPAMVGSALVSDAAGAGHVVDVTAPARRTTAGDLLCEAPEPPRGDAEIPADDVDRIRRLGALLDAARMVGASEGLLSIGVDYVGERRQFGQPVGSFQAVAHRLADTFVAVDGAGLLVRKAAWVARAEQGGDGAPDALFASIARERAVHGARKVATDVHQVMGGYGFAEEYDCQLYSRRLRSWAMRRGDAGAALAEVGRSVVDPGRRGAVTHLWNNDRGLALPRWAAEMDGAP; this comes from the coding sequence GTGCTCGACGAGCGCTGGGACGCCGACGACGCAGACCTCGCAGCCGGGCTGCGTGCGATCCTCGACGCCGAGTGCACGTCGGAGGTCGTGCGTGCTGCCGAGCGGGCGCCCGACGGCCGTGCCCCGGAACTCGAAGCGCGTCTGCACGACTTCGGCCTCGACGACCTGCCCCTCGAGCCGGCCACCTTGACCGCTGCGGCGTGGGAACTGGGCCGGGCCCTGGCCCCCGTGGCGTTCGTCGAGACGGCGGCGACCGCCGCCGTCGCCGGTCGGCGTGGTGTCGCCGATGGGTGCGACGGACTCGTTCCGGCGATGGTCGGGTCGGCGTTGGTGTCGGACGCCGCGGGAGCGGGCCACGTCGTCGACGTCACGGCGCCTGCCCGCCGCACAACGGCCGGCGACCTCCTGTGTGAGGCGCCGGAGCCACCGCGCGGAGACGCCGAGATCCCGGCCGACGACGTCGATCGGATCCGTCGCCTCGGCGCCCTGCTCGATGCCGCCCGGATGGTGGGAGCTTCCGAGGGTCTCCTCTCCATCGGGGTGGACTACGTGGGGGAGCGGCGTCAGTTCGGACAGCCCGTCGGTTCCTTCCAGGCCGTTGCCCACCGCCTCGCCGACACCTTCGTCGCCGTCGACGGCGCGGGCCTGCTCGTCCGCAAGGCCGCGTGGGTCGCCCGAGCAGAACAGGGGGGCGACGGCGCACCCGACGCCCTCTTCGCGTCGATCGCTCGCGAGCGGGCCGTCCACGGTGCCCGGAAGGTCGCTACCGACGTCCATCAGGTGATGGGCGGCTACGGCTTCGCAGAGGAGTACGACTGCCAGCTGTACAGCCGACGTCTCCGGAGCTGGGCGATGAGGCGTGGCGATGCGGGAGCGGCGCTGGCCGAGGTCGGACGATCCGTTGTCGATCCGGGGCGTCGTGGGGCCGTGACCCATCTGTGGAACAACGACCGCGGGCTCGCGCTGCCGCGGTGGGCTGCCGAGATGGACGGCGCGCCGTGA